cgacatgaaatgtatgttcattatgctatttttcactgctgtgtgctacgtatatgtactcGTTATTATTGGTACAtgtatgttgagtctttagactcactagacgtgTGTGATGCATGTGATCATTttgagcaggagacaggaggtactgaactctgagtaggcagtccTGGTGCGGTGACAGAACCCGAAAACCGTGCGTTTTTCCGCATTATGAGTGATGGTTTTTGGAGAGGAGTTAAACATTTCATTTACGTTGAGGATTTTCAAGATTTTTACTCATTTACGTTTACATTGATGTTAGTTTTTTTTAACTGCGATATTTTCATTGCTAAATAAATATGATCATTTTAAATGTTGTTTTTAAAATGAgagctcaaaaaaaaaaatgttccgcattttaaaatgAGTAGAGGTTATAAAATATGTTAGTTCAATCTACTTTAAGTATATTCAGTATTCAAAACTGATCTTACACCCATACTAACAATCCGATCTTTGACACCCAAGTAGGTACAACTTCCTGTGTCCATCTGTCATTTAGTACGATCTGCATTAATGTCACAAGTATTAGAGAAATAAATTTACGTTATGCTAACAATTATATCTTTTGATTTCTCAATGGTAATATCTTGATTATAACCAATTTGGTAATCATtttataatatcataaaatattattattatcatttagTAAATAACAAATGTTAGTCTAACCAAGTTGATAAATAAcatgatgaaaatatttataaacacCGAGTTTTTTTTTTCCGGAATAAATTACGAGTTTACTCCAACCAAGTCGACCCTCATATAACAgagatattcttaaaaaaattatattgtaGAGATGTTGAGAATGTACTAATATaatagagtttttttttttgcctcaAACCTCCATGTGAAACATTAAAAATACACGGTTCACCTCTTGAAAATTTAATAGACATCATatcaattaatattttataaaatttgcgCATGTATCCAAGAACATAAACATGGTCAAAGAGGTTGACATTTTGCTAAATTATCCTCAACTATTATGTAATTTATAGAGTTTTTTTTTAACACAAAAAATCCACGTGAAATATCAGAAATGCATACTTTACCCTATgaaaattaagatttttaataaaattttgattatttttatattccttagaaaaattgcgcatccaatgagtgagtgacacctcattgaTGCTCATCTAATTGTTATATGACCTTTGATAACACACAAAAAAATGTTTAATTTTCTAAGATTGAAGtacatattttcgaaatttcataaaaaaatattggtgCAAACGAATATTTTCTTTATAGATTAATAAAAGTGCATTTTTTTTACATTTCATgtattaattttcaaaaattggtAGCAAGGGTAGATCGTGCAACttctttaaaaacataaaatctaaAGTCTATTTAACTTTCATGGAAGGGTTTTGGTGAAaagaaaatcatataatatatacataaaCAGTTGACAGATGTGCGATCAGGAAGTCAAGATCAAGGCTGCCAACCAGCCTACAATTCCAGTACAAAGGacttttatgtttaaaatttatcaCCTCAATTATCCAAGTCAACCACACAcccaaattgaagaaaaattcgGAAAACATCACTTCTTCCTAATACCCTTTTGTTAATTTCTGCGAGTTCTCCCGTTTCCAATCGGTGATCAAAGAAAAACACAGAAAATAACAAATGGGTCGCAAGCCAAGCGAGTCCGAATCGACTCGATGGGGCATACTGATCCTCTTCTTGATGGGTTTGATCTCTTGCTCCATGGTTTACATTTTCATGTCATCTATAATGAGTTTGAGGCCATCGGCCAATGTAAAGATGGAGTCTTTGGGGTCCGAAAGTGGAGACAATTCAAGAATGGGACAGAATGGTGGGGATTGTTGTGGAGGGATTGAGGGTGTAGAGCTGTGGGGGTCTGCTGTGAAATGGGGCACAGACTTTAAGTTCAATACTTCTGCAGAATGCTGCAAAGCTTGTATGGCTATGTGTACAGGGACGGATGGGCCTTGTCTTTGTGATTCATGGGTTTTTTGTGGGAATAAGGAAGCTTGTGGGGAGAAATTTGGTGAGGTGTGTTTGAATTTATTAGATTATTTTCATGATTTGTTGactggattttattttgtttgttttagaGTTTGTAATATAGTGTAAATAATTTAACTGTATGTACATTAATTCCCCTCTATTTGAATGATTGAGAGATGTTAAGTTCCTTTTAGGTGAGAGGGGAATAAGCGGATTTTGAACCATCACAAGGAAATAAGAGTAAAAGGTGAGAGAACTAGCTGATTTTCGAAACAGAGGAAGGATATTGAGAATTAACTATGAGAGAACTAGAATATAAAACAGAAAGACTGTATATAACTCATTTAGTTCTTTGTAAATTCAGCACGGGCTGATGCAACAATCAAGTAGAGGTGGTTGTCCCCTCTATTTTacattttaattaacattttcagaaaattttaattttcagcaTAAAATACATTATAAAGCTTTCTTGGACTAAAATAATAGGTCCACCCATTAAAATAAGTTCTGTTTAGTAGGGCCAAATCACCTTCAATATCTAAAACATGAACTGAATTGGTTGGAAtttctttttgtttattttctGTTTCTCCGACCCTTTTTTTTTGAATGGCTGATGTATGTGTTCGGTGGAGCTTATACCATGagcataaatcatatatttGTGTACAATTGTCCAGAGTTGCTAGGCTGGAGAAAAATCGACATGCCTTATTGGAGCTAATGTCTTGTTGAAAGTAAACTTTTTTTGTTATTCATCCTctcattgtttccatttctttACTGTTTCAGTGTTGGCTGAAGAAACAGAAGGATGTCTTGGTTCCGGATAAGCATGACGTTGGGAAAAAAGTAATGTGGACGTCAGGCATTGTTTTTGGTAGAGGAGaggtatttataattattaaatcCCCTTGATCAATTTCATTTTCATGTCCTATTGCTATAACAAGCTATTTTCTATACCGTTTTATGAATAATGACTGGCTTCTTTATGGTCTcattatattatttagattaagCTAGTGTGTGTCTCTATGTTGATCAGCCTTTATCTGCTGCTCCATTATTCTTCCACTATAGAGCAAGGTTATACGCCCTGtaagaaagaaaagaatttaaatttcATATGTGCATTTTCTAAAATATAAGTTCCCCCTCAAAATACATAATTCCTATACTCGAACAGGTTTTGGTGTCCGCTCCTGTTTACACCGTCcatatttgtttttaattttaattttgaaattttctcaTTCTAAATTGGTTATTGTGCCGGTCTTTAGTGGAGTTCATTTTATCTTTACTCGGATTTCCTTATCACTTCATGTTTCTTATTGCAGGGTATAGTTGGCTTGGAGACGGAGTATGGTACACTACACATCAAGGTATGTACTTACAGAAATGACAATGCACATCCATCTAATTGCATGCTTCATATTGAGATAATGGCTCTCTTACTTTTCCTGTATTTGCATCAAATGAATGGATCATGTTGTAACCATATATTGGTGACCTGTAAATGATTGTAGAATTAGATGTTTGAACCTTTGAGAAACCTCACCTTTTTGGGTAAATATATTTTGTGTGACGAATGAAATCGTAAATATAATTGAAAAATGTGTATCGCTTGTTTAGGCCCATATAAACAAGTTGGGAAAAACTTGAGTAATGCTTAATGGTTATTGATGAAGTTGAGGAATCATAACATTTTAACGACAATATGATATTGCTTTTCCTCATTCGAATTATTTATTCGATCATTGCCTTTTTGGAATTGACTTTTTAACaacttcaattttttattttggaagTGCAAAATTTGAGTACCTTTTGGTCAACATATGGATGATTTGTCTTAATGTGGATTTCTAATTATCGATTTTTGATGCCTCTACTTCCATAGTTTCATAGAAGCAAATAGCGAATTTTGACATGAGAAATCACCTAGTTACCATTTTTTAAGAAACGCGAACTTTCATAGGTGTTTTATGCATATACATGAAGTTGCTTTTTAAAACTCATATCCTGTTCGTGTCAATACAATTTTGATGCCAAATATCGGggattttttaaaatgcaaatcaGCAAAATTTATAAACCTTTGAGGTTTATGTTGCTTTGAATAAAATGCAGCCTTGTACATAAAGAATACAGCTTTTGTATCTTTTAGTTTAATTGCTCGCACAGGCTTCTGAGATAGTGAAATTAGGTTTTTCACGTGGTTTGAACAATTTAAGCTCAGCTCAAAGCTGAACAAAAACTTTAGACTTCACCAAACAGCTTTGGTATTCGAAAGATTTGCAGCTTGTGCACAATCTAACTTTTTAGTTTGAGGAAGTTTACCTTGTTGCCGATGCTACCTAGAAAAAGAGAGAACATGCTGAGGAGATAGCTGAAAATTGCCGACGAGATGTGTTGATGTTGAAGCCCTAAAAAAGCATAATCTCATGTAAAAGAAAGAATAAGGACATTAACAATATGATTACAGCATTGCTCGGTTACTCATGAGTTCAGTTAcattattatctcaactgacgGTTTCATTAATCTTTGTTCAGCTTTTACCCCATTGTTCTCCACATTCAGTTGCATACATCCTGGAGTTGTTGGCGCTACACCACTGTGCAGGTTGCCATTTTTATAGGGCAGAAAATCGGGGTCAATCTTGGGATGTCAAAGGAAACCACATTCAAGATGTAAGACtatgataaattaatttgacGAGCATGCATGCTCCCCTCACAAATTGTTCGTGTTTGTTTTTTGAAGATGCAAATTTGACCCCCTCGCATGATTTTTCGAGCTCTTCTTGACCGGCTCCATGAAGTTTATATGATTATAACTGATGCTAAGAGAAACTAAGATGAAGCATCATGGAAACttatcttttaaaataaaaaaaatgacgaGTTCTGACTCTTCTCCCTTTCAAATCTTAGGCTCCATATGGTCCTCCATTTGCCCTTATCCAAGGAACTCTTGAAGCGCAAGGAACGTCGTTCAACAAGATTCAAATGGAGCACTGCCCCACTGTAACAAGGGGTTCTGTTGCTTGGGTTGGTTCCGGACCTGAATTCTTTATAAGCTTAGCAAATCATGAAGAGTGGAGAAATTCATATACTGTATTTGGTTCTGTACTTCCCGAAGACATGGTGATAGCCGAGAAAATCGCCCAGCTCCCCACAAAAGCAGATGTTTGGAACAATGTTAACGTCTCGGTTTTAGAAAAGGCGGTACCTTTGAGACTTCAGAGAATCAAGATTGGTAGTGGTGAGCTAAATTTTAGTGATGAATAGCAGACACCTAATAATAAATCTCGTTCAAAAACTTTCATAACCATTTTCTCTTgcaaaattttaagttttaagaCTTCTCTTACATCGTCTTCAAATTTTCAGATTTGCCTGTAGATAGAGTGACTAGTTCAAATTTCAATCTCGTCCCAGAATTATAATTTTCTATGAAACTCTGTACACATGCAGACTTGATCTCCAACTAAatggaacaaaaaaaaaaggattaATAAAACTATGGAATATGATCAGGTGATGCATGATATTTTTATGGGTATAAAATGAACAATAAATGGATAGGCTTGGTGTACATATCGAATACTGCTTCAAATGATTGTGTATTTTCAAAATAAGTTGTATTATATTCGGCATGTACTAAAAATAGATTCTAgaaaatctttattttttacAAAGATTTTTTGTGAAAAAATAGAAACTACGGGTTGAAAATAAATTACATAACAAttagggggaaaaactagaatTCCAGAAAATTTCAATAACAAattccataaaaccaacattaTTTTCAACGTTATTTCTTGAAATAAGAATCATTTTTCATTTAACTACTAATTAAGACGGATCTTATGCAATGGCAAGCCTGCTGGAATTATTTTAGAATTATATGATTTACAGAAAACTATTTTAgtttgtaaaaaaatttaatataaattttaagtacctgaaaatattgtttatttttttaaatatatcttATAATTGATTCAACTTCAACAATTAAATACAAAAAGAATATTTGAGCTGATTCGATTTGGTTATGTCCATGTATAGAAAATGCTTATTCTTGTATTTAATATGACACAACACAGATATAAacaattaacaaaatatttttttctcttttaaaaatttattcaaacacttttaaataataaaacccAACCTATAAAATATTTAGATAATTTTCTCAGATATGTATTGATTATCttgaattttgtttttttgGGGGCCAAAGTCGATGTTTATTAAGAATATGGAAACAAGATTACAGAACAGGGAGGCTAAACGATTTTGGTAAACATAAATTACACACAACTATTTTAGCCACCTAATCTGCTATGCATACGAACGTACGGTGTGCCACTTCTAAACACCTTATTAATGT
This region of Primulina eburnea isolate SZY01 chromosome 14, ASM2296580v1, whole genome shotgun sequence genomic DNA includes:
- the LOC140812597 gene encoding uncharacterized protein, which encodes MGRKPSESESTRWGILILFLMGLISCSMVYIFMSSIMSLRPSANVKMESLGSESGDNSRMGQNGGDCCGGIEGVELWGSAVKWGTDFKFNTSAECCKACMAMCTGTDGPCLCDSWVFCGNKEACGEKFGECWLKKQKDVLVPDKHDVGKKVMWTSGIVFGRGEGIVGLETEYGTLHIKLLPHCSPHSVAYILELLALHHCAGCHFYRAENRGQSWDVKGNHIQDAPYGPPFALIQGTLEAQGTSFNKIQMEHCPTVTRGSVAWVGSGPEFFISLANHEEWRNSYTVFGSVLPEDMVIAEKIAQLPTKADVWNNVNVSVLEKAVPLRLQRIKIGSGELNFSDE